One region of Frankiaceae bacterium genomic DNA includes:
- a CDS encoding type II secretion system F family protein: MLPALLLVASGVVFVTYGVVSARALSRRRLTEMLEFELSSDGPAKPETVSLYEKVARWTESRTEKLPWSERQTVRLERARIALRPAEFLLLWVGAGVAGAVVGFVLMGVLGLVVFGVLGAALPPLVVARRTSSWKRKFEAQLPDVLDLAASSMEAGHSLLTALQLVAEDADEPMGTELRRVLAETQVGRPLLDALDAMAVRLDCADFTWTVEGVRIQLEVGGRLAEMLRTLASFMRAREEVRRELRALIAEGKLSAYVLGALPVLMFLFMRMAAPSYIATLTSTGSGRLMLGVAALLMAGAGAVMAKIVRLEF; the protein is encoded by the coding sequence ATGCTTCCCGCGCTCCTGCTGGTGGCCTCCGGCGTCGTCTTCGTGACGTACGGCGTCGTGTCCGCGCGCGCTCTCTCGCGCCGTCGTCTCACCGAGATGCTCGAGTTCGAGCTGTCGAGTGACGGGCCGGCCAAGCCCGAGACGGTCTCGCTCTACGAGAAGGTCGCGCGCTGGACCGAGTCGCGCACCGAGAAGCTGCCGTGGTCGGAGCGGCAGACCGTACGCCTCGAACGCGCGCGGATCGCGTTGCGCCCCGCGGAGTTCCTGCTGCTCTGGGTCGGCGCGGGTGTCGCCGGTGCGGTCGTCGGCTTCGTGCTGATGGGCGTGCTCGGGCTGGTCGTGTTCGGGGTGCTCGGCGCCGCTCTGCCACCGCTCGTCGTCGCGCGCCGTACGTCGTCGTGGAAACGGAAGTTCGAGGCCCAGCTGCCCGACGTCCTCGACCTCGCGGCATCGTCCATGGAGGCGGGCCACTCGCTGCTCACCGCCCTGCAGCTCGTCGCCGAGGACGCCGACGAGCCGATGGGTACGGAGCTGCGCCGCGTCCTCGCCGAGACGCAGGTCGGGCGGCCACTGCTCGACGCGCTCGACGCGATGGCCGTGCGCCTCGACTGCGCCGACTTCACGTGGACCGTCGAGGGCGTACGCATCCAGCTCGAGGTCGGCGGCAGGCTCGCCGAGATGCTGCGCACGCTCGCGTCGTTCATGCGGGCGCGCGAGGAGGTGCGCCGCGAGCTGCGCGCGCTCATCGCCGAGGGCAAGCTGTCGGCGTACGTCCTCGGCGCGCTGCCGGTCCTCATGTTCCTGTTCATGCGGATGGCCGCGCCGTCGTACATCGCGACGCTCACGTCCACCGGCAGCGGCCGGCTCATGCTCGGCGTCGCGGCGCTGCTCATGGCCGGGGCCGGTGCCGTCATGGCCAAAATCGTCCGGTTGGAGTTCTGA